A window of Pedococcus aerophilus contains these coding sequences:
- a CDS encoding carbohydrate ABC transporter permease translates to MRASRTARLARTAAATVIALVMLAPLYWMVVVAFSSRRELLGGDLRVWPRELTTENFDRVLSAFPVVTWFGNSLAIALVASLITVVVSLLGGYAFAHLRFRGSTFVFILSLATLMIPVQVIMVPLFKIVTSLGIYGSYWAVILPTAASAFGVFLARQFILAIPRELIEAAQIDGAGHLRTFLQVVLPLCRPLVAVLFFMSLLQTWNDFAWPLIALKDNALFTLPIGLLYLQGQFGSDYGGTMAFALISVTPMVVLFLVFQRYFVQGLSRSGMR, encoded by the coding sequence ATGAGGGCCTCGAGGACCGCTCGGCTGGCACGCACCGCTGCCGCCACCGTGATCGCCCTGGTGATGCTGGCGCCGCTCTACTGGATGGTCGTGGTCGCCTTCTCCTCGCGGCGCGAGCTGCTCGGTGGCGACCTGAGGGTCTGGCCGCGCGAGCTGACGACGGAGAACTTCGACCGCGTGCTGTCGGCGTTCCCGGTGGTGACGTGGTTCGGCAACTCCTTGGCGATCGCCCTGGTCGCGTCATTGATCACCGTCGTGGTCAGCCTCCTCGGCGGGTATGCCTTCGCGCACCTGCGTTTCCGCGGCTCCACGTTCGTGTTCATCCTGTCGCTGGCCACGCTGATGATCCCGGTGCAGGTGATCATGGTGCCGTTATTCAAGATCGTGACCTCGCTGGGGATCTACGGCAGCTACTGGGCGGTGATCCTGCCCACCGCGGCGTCGGCCTTCGGCGTCTTCCTCGCGCGCCAGTTCATCCTCGCCATCCCGCGCGAGCTCATCGAGGCCGCCCAGATCGACGGGGCGGGCCACCTGCGCACCTTCCTGCAGGTGGTGCTCCCGTTGTGCCGACCCCTGGTCGCCGTGCTCTTCTTCATGAGCCTGCTCCAGACGTGGAACGACTTCGCCTGGCCGCTGATCGCCCTCAAGGACAACGCGCTGTTCACGCTGCCGATCGGGCTGCTGTACCTCCAGGGCCAGTTCGGCTCCGACTACGGCGGCACCATGGCCTTCGCCCTGATCAGCGTGACGCCGATGGTGGTGCTGTTCCTCGTGTTCCAGCGCTACTTCGTCCAGGGTCTGTCGCGCAGCGGGATGCGCTGA
- a CDS encoding FAD-binding oxidoreductase, protein MPGFVTAAGQGRSTPPRFAAAGRARTPGSWTPVSWADHEAAVARLEASYRAIPDGSPVRLAKKTSNLFRARARTDVPGLDVSGLAGVLSVDPVARTADVQGMCTYADVVDATLAHGLVPLVVPQLRTITLGGAVTGLGIESTSFRNGLPHESVVEMDILTGSGEIVTARPEGEHADLFHGFPNSYGTLGYATRLRITLEEVDAAVALRHVRFHDVQSLVEVIGRIVDTGEHDGEVVEQLDGVVFSATEAYLTLGHRAPLTGPPSDYTGSEIYYRSIQHDRSRPRTDLLTTHDYLWRWDTDWFWCSRAFGAQQPLVRRLWPKRLRNSAFYWKLIALDHRFDVADRLEVRHGRPPRERVVQDIEVPLDRTTEFVGWFLREVPIEPIWLCPVRSSGTWPLYPLRPGETYVNVGFWSSVPRDPGDPGATNRLIEAKVTELEGHKSLYSDSFYDEGEFWQHYGGDAYAALKARYDPGSRLLDLYSKAVRRT, encoded by the coding sequence GTGCCTGGGTTCGTGACGGCAGCAGGGCAGGGACGGTCCACACCGCCCCGGTTCGCCGCTGCCGGTCGGGCGAGGACGCCGGGGTCCTGGACGCCGGTCTCGTGGGCCGACCACGAGGCCGCGGTGGCGCGCCTCGAGGCGAGCTACCGCGCCATACCTGACGGGTCGCCGGTGCGCCTGGCCAAGAAGACGTCCAACCTCTTCCGCGCACGGGCCCGGACCGACGTGCCCGGTCTCGACGTCTCGGGCCTCGCCGGCGTGCTGTCCGTGGACCCCGTGGCCCGCACCGCCGACGTGCAGGGCATGTGCACCTACGCCGACGTGGTCGACGCCACCCTGGCGCACGGGCTCGTGCCGTTGGTCGTGCCGCAGCTGCGGACGATCACATTGGGTGGGGCGGTGACGGGCCTGGGCATCGAGTCGACGTCGTTCCGCAACGGCTTGCCGCACGAGTCGGTCGTGGAGATGGACATCCTCACCGGCAGCGGCGAGATCGTCACGGCCCGTCCCGAGGGCGAGCACGCCGACCTGTTCCACGGCTTCCCCAACTCCTACGGCACGCTCGGGTACGCGACCCGGCTGCGCATCACGCTCGAGGAGGTGGACGCTGCCGTGGCGCTGCGACACGTCCGGTTCCACGACGTGCAGTCGCTCGTCGAGGTGATCGGCCGCATCGTCGACACCGGTGAGCACGACGGCGAGGTGGTCGAGCAGCTCGACGGTGTCGTGTTCTCGGCGACCGAGGCGTACCTCACGCTCGGACACCGGGCTCCGCTGACCGGGCCACCGAGCGACTACACCGGCAGCGAGATCTACTACCGCTCCATCCAGCACGATCGCAGCCGTCCCCGGACCGACCTGCTGACCACCCACGACTACCTCTGGCGCTGGGACACCGACTGGTTCTGGTGCAGCAGGGCCTTCGGGGCGCAGCAACCGCTCGTGCGCCGGCTGTGGCCGAAGCGCCTGCGCAACAGCGCCTTCTACTGGAAGCTCATCGCCCTCGACCACCGCTTCGACGTGGCCGACCGGCTCGAGGTCCGGCACGGGCGTCCGCCTCGCGAGCGGGTGGTCCAGGACATCGAGGTGCCGCTGGACCGCACGACCGAGTTCGTCGGGTGGTTCCTGCGCGAGGTGCCGATCGAGCCGATCTGGCTGTGCCCCGTGCGCAGCAGCGGCACCTGGCCGCTCTACCCGCTCCGCCCGGGGGAGACCTACGTCAACGTCGGCTTCTGGTCCAGCGTCCCGCGTGACCCGGGCGACCCCGGCGCGACCAACCGCCTCATCGAGGCCAAGGTCACCGAGCTCGAAGGCCACAAGTCCCTCTACTCCGACTCCTTCTACGACGAGGGTGAGTTCTGGCAGCACTACGGCGGCGACGCGTACGCCGCCCTCAAGGCCAGGTACGACCCCGGATCCCGACTGCTCGATCTCTACTCCAAGGCGGTGCGACGCACGTGA
- a CDS encoding TIGR02611 family protein, with translation MTDQTRGRTPQASQDQQHAQTGAQSDSRTDTQGGRRREGEKDWEWRRKIRSNPHSHRIYKWVVGIVGTIVTVGGLVAVPAPGPGWLIVFVGIGILASEFEWAQRLLDWGKARLEDWNDWIGPKPLWVKGLVGLATAALVALLFYGLFLLTGVPGFLPDVVEDWLATLPGL, from the coding sequence GTGACCGACCAGACGCGGGGCCGCACCCCCCAGGCCAGCCAGGACCAGCAGCACGCCCAGACCGGTGCCCAGTCCGACTCGAGGACCGACACGCAGGGTGGACGTCGTCGCGAGGGCGAGAAGGACTGGGAGTGGCGCCGCAAGATCCGCTCGAACCCCCACAGCCACCGGATCTACAAGTGGGTCGTCGGCATCGTCGGCACCATCGTCACGGTCGGGGGTCTCGTGGCCGTGCCGGCCCCCGGGCCGGGCTGGCTCATCGTGTTCGTCGGCATCGGCATCCTCGCCTCGGAGTTCGAGTGGGCCCAACGGCTGCTCGACTGGGGCAAGGCGCGGCTCGAGGACTGGAACGACTGGATCGGCCCGAAGCCACTGTGGGTCAAGGGCCTGGTCGGGCTGGCGACCGCGGCGCTCGTCGCACTGCTGTTCTACGGCCTGTTCCTGCTGACCGGCGTCCCCGGTTTCCTGCCCGACGTCGTCGAGGACTGGCTGGCCACCCTGCCCGGTCTCTGA
- a CDS encoding TetR/AcrR family transcriptional regulator, whose product MTSDEPSEDDPRRSRAVSVASEILSRDGLHGLSTRMVAQRAGLQTPTLYRLFGDKQGLVDAVVHDWHRDHLRVQQSVAPSTDPVDDLRAGWDAHVRFGLSDPRLYTLAQGEGTNAAPPQPATEAVALLAARVHRLAEHGLLRVPEHRAVQLVLATGRGVTLSLLHTPEDERDLGLSVLAREAVVVALVGTDAAAGKVTGVDTGGVPDAGHGLALTRTVTQLLALLPRSSALSAAERRLLEEWLHRIGEESTDA is encoded by the coding sequence GTGACCAGTGATGAGCCCTCGGAGGACGATCCGCGCCGTTCCCGTGCCGTGTCCGTGGCGAGCGAGATCCTCAGCCGCGACGGGCTGCACGGACTGTCCACCCGGATGGTCGCGCAGCGCGCCGGGCTCCAGACCCCGACCCTCTACCGGTTGTTCGGGGACAAGCAGGGGCTCGTCGACGCCGTCGTCCACGACTGGCACCGCGACCACCTGAGGGTCCAGCAGTCGGTGGCACCCAGCACCGACCCGGTCGACGACCTTCGCGCAGGATGGGACGCGCACGTGCGGTTCGGGCTGTCGGACCCCCGCCTCTACACCTTGGCCCAGGGCGAGGGCACGAACGCCGCACCGCCGCAGCCCGCCACCGAGGCCGTCGCCCTCCTCGCTGCCCGCGTCCACCGCCTGGCCGAGCACGGTCTCCTCCGGGTCCCCGAGCACCGCGCGGTCCAGCTCGTGCTCGCCACCGGGCGCGGCGTGACCCTGTCCCTGCTCCACACCCCCGAGGACGAGCGCGACCTCGGGCTCTCCGTGCTGGCGCGGGAGGCCGTCGTCGTCGCCCTGGTCGGGACAGACGCAGCAGCCGGGAAGGTCACGGGCGTGGACACGGGTGGGGTCCCCGACGCCGGTCATGGCCTTGCCCTGACTCGGACCGTCACCCAGCTCCTGGCCCTGCTGCCCCGCTCGAGTGCCCTGTCCGCGGCCGAGCGCCGGCTCCTCGAGGAGTGGCTGCACCGGATCGGCGAGGAGAGCACCGACGCCTGA
- a CDS encoding VOC family protein, whose protein sequence is MDQRVSLVTLGVGDLARAEAFYTALGWRRGNAEDEVAFFQCGGLVVALWDRGLLAEDSAVTDSGGWGGVTLALNVAGPAEVDAVLDEARAAGAVIGREGAETA, encoded by the coding sequence ATGGACCAGCGGGTCTCGTTGGTCACCCTCGGCGTGGGCGACCTCGCCCGGGCCGAGGCGTTCTACACCGCCCTCGGCTGGCGTCGTGGCAACGCCGAGGACGAGGTGGCGTTCTTCCAGTGCGGCGGCCTGGTCGTCGCCCTGTGGGACCGTGGACTGCTGGCCGAGGACTCGGCTGTCACCGACTCCGGGGGGTGGGGTGGCGTGACGCTGGCCCTCAACGTCGCCGGCCCTGCCGAGGTCGACGCCGTGCTCGACGAGGCCCGGGCGGCCGGAGCGGTGATCGGTCGCGAGGGGGCCGAGACCGCCTGA
- a CDS encoding sugar ABC transporter permease produces the protein MTALTGTDRQQPPRSAPDGTARRLRRPKPGRRGEARTAYGFLTPNLLLLSVFVFLPLAGAVVISLQETNGFGDGRFVGLDNYARLVADGVFWRSALNTALFTLIVTPVSMALGLGVAVLLNSVLPARGVFRSILILPMAVSGVATALIGTLVFDENSGILDKLLRFVGLPAIQWQSGGAEAFASVVLVTLWWRVGFNMLIYLAGLQGINPLLHEAARLDGANGWQRFRHVTVPMLGPSSFFLLVMNVIYSFQVFDIVFVLTGGGPQNATSVLVTYAYDTGFVTRDQGYAAAIGVVLLLVTLLFTAVQWRASRSRDLVE, from the coding sequence TTGACCGCGCTCACCGGGACGGACCGGCAGCAGCCACCACGGTCCGCGCCCGACGGCACGGCCAGGAGGCTGCGACGTCCGAAACCGGGACGGCGGGGTGAGGCGCGCACCGCCTACGGCTTCCTCACCCCCAACCTGCTCCTGCTCTCCGTCTTCGTCTTCCTGCCCCTCGCCGGCGCCGTCGTCATCTCCCTCCAGGAGACCAACGGGTTCGGTGACGGTCGTTTCGTCGGCCTCGACAACTACGCGCGCCTCGTCGCGGACGGCGTGTTCTGGAGGTCGGCGCTCAACACCGCCCTGTTCACCCTGATCGTCACCCCGGTGTCGATGGCCCTGGGCCTCGGCGTCGCGGTCCTGCTCAACTCGGTGCTCCCTGCGCGGGGGGTGTTCAGGTCCATCCTCATCCTCCCGATGGCGGTGTCCGGTGTGGCCACGGCCCTCATCGGCACCCTCGTCTTCGACGAGAACAGCGGCATCCTCGACAAGCTGCTGCGCTTCGTCGGGCTGCCGGCGATCCAGTGGCAGTCCGGCGGGGCCGAGGCGTTCGCGTCGGTCGTCCTCGTCACGCTCTGGTGGCGTGTGGGCTTCAACATGCTCATCTACCTGGCCGGGCTGCAGGGGATCAACCCTCTCCTGCACGAGGCGGCGCGGCTCGACGGGGCGAACGGCTGGCAGCGGTTCCGTCACGTCACCGTGCCGATGCTCGGACCCTCGTCGTTCTTCCTCCTCGTCATGAACGTCATCTACTCGTTCCAGGTCTTCGACATCGTCTTCGTCCTCACCGGGGGCGGTCCCCAGAACGCGACCTCGGTGCTCGTGACCTACGCGTACGACACGGGGTTCGTCACGCGCGACCAGGGGTATGCCGCCGCCATCGGCGTGGTGCTCCTGCTCGTCACCCTGCTCTTCACCGCCGTCCAGTGGCGGGCGAGCCGTTCGAGGGACCTCGTCGAATGA
- a CDS encoding sugar ABC transporter substrate-binding protein has protein sequence MQIDRRQFLGGVAALSTPLILGACSGFSTSSGTAASTASGTLSFTTWGTDSELAGFRAAIAGFEKANPGAKIALNAVPYEQMFTNIDAQIQAGNPPDVFRVPYYTFGGYAGRGQLLDLTPHLDAGFGDRFSPQAWKAVQNAGKPFGVPHHTDTSVILYNRKVLEDAGVGAVPTRLEDAWTWQEFEQVAQKLRSALPSSKYPFAYNWQGNGVTRWLSWLFEADGRFLAEDLTTPAIDSPAGARAVDFTSGFFDRKFVPPNSSVKSTTYASDLWYSQTVAMTFGGAFLIPDADATLDFEWGATFSPRLERSAGDFGGNALVATAGTKQPELAARFLDFVTGAQPMREFCAGSSLLPTRADLIDSGIEFKVRPELSPVFLGQASSVLPQDSGQVASPDMSTIITVLKDELEKAFVGTQDTATTLAALAKGIKAATG, from the coding sequence ATGCAGATCGACCGACGACAGTTCCTCGGGGGCGTGGCCGCGCTCTCCACCCCGCTGATCCTCGGGGCGTGCAGCGGCTTCTCGACCTCCTCCGGGACGGCGGCCTCCACCGCCTCGGGCACCCTCTCGTTCACGACGTGGGGCACCGACAGCGAGCTCGCCGGCTTCCGTGCGGCCATCGCCGGCTTCGAGAAGGCCAACCCCGGTGCGAAGATCGCGCTCAACGCCGTCCCGTACGAGCAGATGTTCACCAACATCGACGCCCAGATCCAGGCGGGCAACCCCCCGGACGTCTTCCGTGTCCCGTACTACACGTTCGGTGGGTACGCCGGTCGTGGACAGCTCCTCGACCTCACCCCCCACCTCGATGCCGGGTTCGGTGACCGCTTCTCCCCGCAGGCGTGGAAGGCGGTGCAGAACGCGGGCAAGCCGTTCGGCGTCCCGCACCACACCGACACCTCCGTCATCCTCTACAACCGCAAGGTCCTCGAGGACGCCGGTGTCGGCGCGGTCCCCACGCGGCTCGAGGACGCCTGGACCTGGCAGGAGTTCGAGCAGGTCGCCCAGAAGCTGCGGTCCGCCCTGCCGTCCAGCAAGTACCCGTTCGCCTACAACTGGCAGGGCAACGGAGTGACGCGTTGGCTCAGCTGGCTGTTCGAGGCCGACGGCCGGTTCCTCGCCGAGGACCTGACCACACCCGCCATCGACTCGCCCGCAGGCGCCAGGGCCGTCGACTTCACGTCCGGCTTCTTCGACCGCAAGTTCGTCCCGCCGAACAGCTCGGTCAAGTCCACGACGTACGCGAGCGACCTCTGGTACTCCCAGACCGTCGCCATGACCTTCGGGGGAGCGTTCCTCATCCCGGACGCCGACGCCACGCTCGACTTCGAGTGGGGTGCCACGTTCTCGCCACGCCTCGAGCGGTCGGCGGGCGACTTCGGGGGCAACGCCCTCGTCGCGACGGCGGGGACGAAGCAGCCCGAGCTCGCGGCGCGCTTCCTCGACTTCGTCACCGGCGCGCAGCCCATGCGCGAGTTCTGCGCCGGCTCCTCGCTGCTGCCCACCCGGGCGGACCTCATCGACAGCGGCATCGAGTTCAAGGTGCGACCCGAGCTGTCGCCGGTGTTCCTCGGTCAGGCGAGCTCGGTGCTGCCGCAGGACTCCGGGCAGGTCGCCTCACCTGACATGAGCACGATCATCACCGTCCTCAAGGACGAGCTGGAGAAGGCGTTCGTCGGCACGCAGGACACGGCGACGACCCTCGCCGCCCTGGCCAAGGGCATCAAGGCGGCGACCGGTTGA
- a CDS encoding acyl-CoA dehydrogenase yields MTDLATELRRTLDGRWAHIKDEARTDLSPSDFAAPETELTMEEYRAHVADAVLKIAATGHPARGFPKEAGGNGDLGGSVTAFEMLGHADLSVMVKAGVHWGLFGGAVANLGTAAHHATYLPRIIDATLPGCFAMTETGHGSDVQSLGTTATYDPDTDELVVHTPDLRSRKDYIGGAARDGRLAAVFAQLVTDGESHGVHCVLVPIRDEDGAPVPGVTIGDCGPKAGLAGVDNGRLSFDHVRVPRTNLLNRYGDIDEQGRYTSPIENSTRRFFTMLGTLVRGRVSVAGAAGAATRTALTLAVTYAGHRRQFTPPGAKDEVVLLDYRAHQRKLLPALARSYALQLAQNQLVSLMHDIQSAGDEVDEHRQRELEARAAGIKAVSTAHATATIQMCREACGGAGYLAVNRLPALKADTDVFTTFEGDNTVLLQLVAKGLLTDYRDSFGNLDTLGMVRFGARQLAGAVVERTAARGLIERLVAAAPGRDSEKGPTDRGWQLSLFEDHERHLLETLALRLRKAGKPGADLFEVFNLAQDHVVDAARAHVDRTILEAFVAAIDACEDRAAAAMLSSVCDLYALSTIEADKGWYLEHGRITPARSKQVTAAVNDLCASLRPHAQDLVDAFGIPKAWLGTELLAPLD; encoded by the coding sequence ATGACCGACCTCGCCACCGAGCTGCGCCGCACCCTCGACGGACGCTGGGCCCACATCAAGGACGAGGCCCGCACCGACCTCTCCCCGAGCGACTTCGCCGCGCCCGAGACCGAGCTGACCATGGAGGAGTACCGCGCCCACGTGGCCGACGCCGTCCTCAAGATCGCTGCCACCGGGCACCCGGCGCGCGGCTTCCCGAAGGAGGCCGGCGGGAACGGCGACCTCGGTGGCTCGGTCACCGCGTTCGAGATGCTCGGTCACGCCGACCTGTCCGTCATGGTCAAGGCGGGCGTCCACTGGGGCCTGTTCGGCGGCGCGGTGGCCAACCTCGGCACCGCAGCCCACCACGCCACATACCTGCCGCGCATCATCGACGCGACGCTCCCGGGCTGCTTCGCGATGACCGAGACCGGACACGGCTCCGACGTGCAGTCCCTCGGCACCACGGCGACCTACGACCCCGACACCGACGAGCTGGTCGTGCACACGCCCGACCTCCGAAGCCGCAAGGACTACATCGGCGGCGCCGCGCGTGACGGACGGCTGGCGGCCGTCTTCGCGCAGCTGGTCACCGACGGCGAGAGCCACGGAGTGCACTGCGTCCTCGTGCCGATTCGCGACGAGGACGGCGCGCCCGTGCCCGGCGTCACGATCGGCGACTGCGGCCCGAAGGCCGGGCTCGCCGGCGTGGACAACGGTCGCCTGTCCTTCGACCACGTCCGCGTGCCTCGGACCAACCTGCTGAACCGGTACGGCGACATCGACGAGCAGGGGCGCTACACCTCGCCCATCGAGAACTCGACGCGTCGGTTCTTCACCATGCTCGGCACGCTCGTCCGTGGTCGCGTCAGCGTGGCGGGCGCCGCGGGTGCGGCCACCCGGACCGCCCTCACCCTCGCGGTGACGTACGCCGGCCACCGTCGCCAGTTCACGCCGCCGGGGGCGAAGGACGAGGTCGTCCTGCTCGACTACCGCGCCCACCAACGCAAGCTGCTGCCTGCCCTGGCGAGGTCCTACGCCCTGCAGCTCGCGCAGAACCAGCTCGTCTCGCTCATGCACGACATCCAGAGCGCCGGTGACGAGGTGGACGAGCACCGCCAGCGCGAGCTCGAGGCCCGCGCCGCCGGCATCAAGGCCGTCTCGACGGCGCACGCCACCGCGACGATCCAGATGTGCCGGGAAGCCTGTGGTGGCGCGGGGTACCTCGCGGTCAACCGGCTGCCGGCCCTCAAGGCCGACACCGACGTCTTCACGACGTTCGAGGGCGACAACACGGTGCTGCTCCAGCTCGTCGCCAAGGGACTGCTCACCGACTACCGCGACAGCTTCGGCAACCTCGACACGCTCGGCATGGTGCGCTTCGGCGCCCGCCAGCTCGCCGGTGCCGTCGTCGAGCGGACCGCGGCCCGGGGGCTCATCGAGCGGCTCGTCGCGGCGGCACCGGGACGCGACAGCGAGAAGGGTCCGACCGACCGCGGTTGGCAGCTGTCGCTGTTCGAGGACCACGAGCGGCACCTCCTGGAGACCCTGGCCCTGCGGCTGCGCAAGGCGGGCAAGCCCGGCGCCGATCTCTTCGAGGTGTTCAACCTCGCACAGGACCACGTCGTCGACGCTGCCCGGGCCCACGTGGACCGGACCATCCTCGAGGCCTTCGTCGCGGCGATCGATGCGTGCGAGGACCGCGCTGCGGCCGCGATGCTCTCCAGCGTGTGCGACCTCTACGCGCTGAGCACGATCGAGGCCGACAAGGGCTGGTACCTCGAGCACGGCCGCATCACGCCGGCCCGCAGCAAGCAGGTGACCGCCGCGGTCAACGACCTGTGCGCCTCGCTGCGACCGCACGCCCAGGACCTCGTCGACGCGTTCGGCATCCCGAAGGCGTGGCTCGGGACCGAGCTGCTCGCGCCCCTCGACTGA
- a CDS encoding aminotransferase class IV, translating to MSSVKVWVNGRLTGVDEPSIAALDHGVTVGDGAFETAKVDRGQVFAATRHARRLDRTMEGLGLPQADHDYLAEGIKAVLAAGDPIEFGRLRYSVTGGAGPLGSDRDDSPLTYIVTAGAQPRPPASASVAVTPWTRNERSAVAGLKTTSYAENVVALAYAKERGAIEAVFANTRGELCECTGSNIFVVTDGVLRTPPLDSGCLAGITREVTLEWCREDGMEVVEEALPLDVLQSADEVFITSSTKDVLPIHAVDDRTLEVGPVTRRAAEVFARLCQERMDP from the coding sequence ATGAGCAGCGTGAAGGTGTGGGTCAACGGTCGGCTGACAGGGGTGGACGAGCCGTCCATCGCGGCGCTCGACCACGGGGTGACCGTCGGGGACGGGGCCTTCGAGACGGCGAAGGTCGACCGCGGCCAGGTCTTCGCGGCCACGCGCCACGCGCGCCGTCTCGACCGGACCATGGAGGGGCTGGGGCTGCCGCAGGCCGACCACGACTACCTCGCCGAGGGCATCAAGGCGGTCCTGGCGGCGGGTGACCCCATCGAGTTCGGGCGGCTGCGCTACTCGGTGACCGGGGGAGCCGGACCGCTGGGATCGGACCGCGACGACAGCCCGCTCACGTACATCGTCACGGCCGGCGCCCAGCCGCGGCCGCCGGCGAGCGCGTCCGTCGCCGTCACCCCCTGGACGCGCAACGAGCGCTCCGCCGTGGCCGGCCTGAAGACGACCTCGTATGCGGAGAACGTCGTGGCGCTGGCGTACGCCAAGGAGCGCGGGGCGATCGAGGCGGTCTTCGCCAACACCCGGGGCGAGCTGTGCGAGTGCACGGGCTCCAACATCTTCGTCGTCACCGACGGGGTGCTGCGCACGCCGCCGCTGGACTCGGGCTGCCTCGCCGGCATCACCCGCGAGGTCACCCTCGAGTGGTGCCGTGAGGACGGCATGGAGGTCGTCGAGGAGGCGCTGCCGCTCGACGTCCTGCAGTCGGCCGACGAGGTGTTCATCACGAGCAGCACCAAGGACGTCCTGCCGATCCACGCCGTCGACGACCGCACCCTCGAGGTCGGACCGGTGACCCGTCGCGCCGCCGAGGTGTTCGCGCGGCTGTGTCAGGAGAGGATGGACCCGTGA
- a CDS encoding class I SAM-dependent methyltransferase: protein MTILKNHRNDSGPHHDHSPKLTMAQILDAVTTGEMPLRFEAYDGSRTGPDDAQFGLDLRTPRGASYLATAPGDLGMARAYVAGDLDLLGVHPGDPYPLLAAMGEVHFQMPAPKTAATIARSLGVELLKPPPPPPQESLPRWRRVAEGLRHTRTRDAEAIHHHYDVSNAFYERVLGPSMTYTCAAYPEPTSTLEEAQENKYRLVFDKLRLEPGDRLLDIGCGWGGMVRYAARRGVRVIGATLSAEQAQWAQEAIEREGLGHLAEVRHTDYRDVTETGFDAISSIGLTEHIGVRNYPSYFRFMEDRLRPGGLLLNHCITRPDNKRTSTGAFIDRYVFPDGELTGSGTIIAAIQDVGGLEVRHEENLREHYARTLAGWCVNLRDNWDACVAEVGEATARVWGLYMAGSRLGFERNVVQLHQVLAVKLGDKGDAGLPLRPWWQG from the coding sequence GTGACGATCCTCAAGAACCACCGGAACGACTCCGGCCCCCACCACGACCACTCCCCGAAGCTCACGATGGCCCAGATCCTCGACGCCGTCACGACGGGGGAGATGCCGCTGCGCTTCGAGGCGTACGACGGCTCGCGGACGGGTCCGGACGACGCGCAGTTCGGGCTCGACCTGCGGACCCCGCGCGGCGCGAGCTACCTCGCGACGGCTCCCGGCGACCTCGGTATGGCACGCGCCTACGTCGCGGGCGACCTCGACCTGCTGGGCGTGCACCCCGGCGACCCGTACCCCCTGCTCGCGGCGATGGGTGAGGTGCACTTCCAGATGCCTGCGCCGAAAACTGCTGCCACCATTGCGCGTTCGCTCGGCGTCGAGTTGCTCAAGCCGCCGCCACCCCCGCCGCAGGAGTCGCTGCCGCGCTGGCGCCGGGTGGCCGAGGGGCTGCGGCACACCCGCACCCGCGACGCCGAGGCGATCCACCACCACTACGACGTCTCCAACGCCTTCTACGAGCGGGTCCTCGGGCCGTCGATGACCTACACCTGCGCGGCCTACCCCGAGCCGACCTCGACGCTGGAGGAGGCGCAGGAGAACAAGTACCGCCTCGTCTTCGACAAGCTGCGGCTCGAGCCGGGTGACCGGCTGCTCGACATCGGCTGTGGCTGGGGCGGCATGGTCCGGTATGCCGCGCGGCGAGGGGTCCGTGTCATCGGTGCCACCCTGTCGGCCGAGCAGGCGCAGTGGGCCCAGGAGGCGATCGAGCGTGAGGGTCTCGGCCACCTCGCCGAGGTCCGACACACGGACTACCGCGACGTCACAGAAACCGGCTTCGACGCGATCTCGTCGATCGGCCTGACCGAGCACATCGGCGTGCGCAACTACCCGTCCTACTTCCGGTTCATGGAGGACCGGCTGCGCCCCGGCGGGCTGCTGCTCAACCACTGCATCACCCGCCCGGACAACAAGCGGACGTCGACCGGCGCCTTCATCGACCGCTACGTCTTCCCCGACGGCGAGCTCACGGGGTCCGGCACGATCATCGCCGCGATCCAGGACGTCGGTGGGCTCGAGGTGCGCCACGAGGAGAACCTCCGCGAGCACTACGCGCGCACGCTCGCCGGGTGGTGCGTCAACCTCCGCGACAACTGGGACGCCTGCGTCGCCGAGGTCGGTGAGGCGACGGCGAGGGTGTGGGGGCTCTACATGGCGGGGTCGCGACTCGGGTTCGAGCGCAACGTCGTCCAGCTCCACCAGGTGCTCGCGGTCAAGCTGGGCGACAAGGGTGACGCGGGCCTGCCGCTGCGCCCGTGGTGGCAGGGCTGA